The nucleotide sequence CGTCGCCGCGGCCAGTTCCGGACGGTGCCGCCGTCGACGTAGCGCGAGCCGATCGCGAGGTCGGCTCCGGCGTCGACGGCGTCGAGCAGCCGGGACAGTTCCTCGGGGGCGTGCGAGCCGTCGGCGTCCATTTCGACGAGCACGGCGTAGCCACGGCCGAGACCCCAGGCGAACCCGGCGAGATACGCCGCGCCCAGCCCGTCCTTGCTGGTGCGGTGCATGACGTGCACGCGGTCCGGATCGGCAAGGGCCAACTCGTCGGCGAGTTCGCCGGTGCCGTCGGGGCTGCCGTCGTCGACGATGAGCAGGTGCACGTCGGGCCGCGCGGCGTGCAGCCGCGTGGCGATGAGCGGCAGGTTGTCGCGCTCGTTGTACGTCGGGATGATGACCAGCGTGCGCTGACTCGGCGATCCGCCACCCGCTGTCATGCCACTCCTTCGTCGTTGGCCGTGTGGCCCGTGGCCGACGCCACCCGTCGGCGACGGCGTGCGAAATCTACCTCGTACAGCAGGGCGATGACCACCGCCGCGAGTCCGAGGGCCACCAGCACGCCCTCGATCAGCGGACCCCATCGGGTGGCCGGGGTCAGGTCGGACCTGAGCTTGATCTGCATGTCCAGGTACGCCGGCTCGAAGAATTCGGTGTGGGCCATCTCACGGCCGTCGGGCGCGATGATCGCGCTGATCCCCGTGGTGCCGGCCACCACCGCGTACCGGTCGTGCTCGACGGCGCGGACCCGGGCGAAGGCGAGCTGCTGGGCACTCATCGCAGCGTCGAACGTGGCGTTGTTGGCCGGGACCGCGAGCAGCTGGGCGCCGCCCAGCACGGACTCGCGCGCCGCCCGGTCGAAGATGACCTCCCAGCAGGTGGTCACCCCGATCGGAACGTCGGCGGCGTGCACGACACCATTGCCCTCGCCGGGGATGAAGTAGCCGGCACGGTCGGCGTACGACGACAGCTTGCGGAAAAAGCTCCGCCACGGCAAGTACTCGCCGAAGGGCTGCACGATCTTCTTGTCGTGCCGCTCCCCCGGACCGGTGGCGCCGTCCCAGACGATGACGGAGTTGGTGGCCACCGGTGCGTCCGGCCGGTACCCCGGGGCGCGCAGCACCGTGCCCACCAGGATCGGCGCACCGATGGCGTCGGCGGCGGCGCTGATCTGCTCGCCGGCGTCGGGGTTGGCGATCGGATCGATGTCCGACGAGTTCTCCGGCCAGATCACCACCGCCGGTGCGGGCGCGCGGCCGGCGCGGACGTCCTCGGCGAGCCGCATGGTCTCCCGCACGTGGTTGTCCAGCACGGCGCGGCGCTGGGCGTTGAACTCGAGGCCGAGTCGCGGCACGTTGCCCTGGATGGCCGCGACGGTGACCGTCGGATCGTCGCCGCCGACGCCGGCACGGCGCACCGCGGGCCCGGCGGTGGCGATGAGCAGCAGCACTGCCACGATGCACAGCCCGGGCACGAGCACCGCGGGCACGGTGGTGCGGGCGACGTGCGGCTCGTGCCGCCACCAGCGGACCGCTTCGATGAGCAGCCCGGCGAGGCTGAATCCGACGAGGACGGTCGCGAACGACACGAGTGGCGCGCCGCCGACGCGTGCGACGGCCAGCAGCGGACTGTCGGCCTGACTGAACGCGACCGCTCCCCAGGGGAAGCCGCCGAACGGCACCACCGACTTCAGCCACTCGGCGACCATCCAGGCGCCCGCGAACCACAGCGGCCAGCCGGGCAGCCGCCGCACGACGACGGCCAGCAACCCGAACAGGCCACAGAACAGCGCCTCGAGCGCCGCGAGGCCGACCCACGGCGCGGCGCCGACCAAGCCACTGATCCACGGCAGCAGCGGCAGATAGAAGGCGAGCCCGAACAGGAAGGCGTAACCGAAGCCGCCGCGGCGGTTCGTGGCCGGCGACACCAGCACCCACGCCAGCAGCGCTGCGGCGGGCAACGCGAGGAACCACCAGCCGAACGGCGGAAACGCCAGGCACAGCAGCAGGCCGGCGCCGATCGACGCCGACAGCCGGAACACGCGCGGGCTCAGCGCCCGCCACACGCGCGCGGCGACGCGCGCCGGTCGGCCCGGAGCGCGGGCCTCGTCGCGAGGTTGGTCTGCGGCCCGGGTGTCGGGGGCGGTCTCGCGATCGCTCTCGCGGTCGGGCTCCCGGTTGGTCTCGCGGTCGGTCTCAGCCATGGAGCACCTCGCCCCGGTGCACGGTTCGGCGGCAGGTCGGCAGCGGCCGGTCGGCGTCGAGCCGCGGCAGTGCGGGGACCCGCGAGTTGGGTTCGGTGGACCACCGCTGCACCTGGTCGGCCGGCGCGGCGACCTCGAGCGCGGCGGCGCCGTCGACCACGTCCCACACGGCGTAGGAGGCGGGCGCGCCGGGCACCAGCGTGCCGGTCACGCCGTCGCGGACGCCGGCCGCACGCCACGCGCCGCGGGTGGCGGCGGCGAACGCGGCCCGCGGGGAGATGGCACTGCCGGGGGTACGGTGCCGGGTGGCGGCGCGGACGCCGACCCACGGGTCCAGCGTGGTGACCGGCGAATCCGATCCCAGCGCCAGCGGGACGCCCGCGGCGGCCAGAGCCGAGAACGGGTTGAGGCCGCGAGCCCTCTCGGTGCCGAGGCGCCGGGCATACATGCCGTCCGCGCCACCCCAGAGGTCGTCGAAGGTGGGTTGCACGCTGGCGATGATGCCCCATGAGCCGAGGCGGGCGGCCTGCTCGGCAGTCACCATCTCGAGGTGTTCCAGGCGGTGTCCGCAGCGCGCGACGGCCGGTGCGCCGACCTCGTCGACGAGGCGTGCCAGCGCCTCGACCACGGTGGCCACCGCGGCATCGCCGATGACGTGGAAGCCGGCGGGGATGCCGACCGCGGTGCATGCGGACAGGTGCGCGTAGACCGCGTCGACGTCGAGGTAGGCGTTGCCGCACGTGTCCGCGTCGGTGTACGGCCGGTGCAGCCAGGCGGTGCGCGAACCCAGCGCTCCGTCGACGAACAGGTCTCCGGCCAAGCCGGCGGCGCCCGTCGCCGCGATCAGATCCCGCGCCTCGTCGGGAGTGCGGACCGCCTGGCCCCAGTAGCCGACGACGTCCACCCCGTGGTCGTGGTCGCGCAGGGCCAGCCAGTCGTCGAGGCCGCCGATCTGCGGCCCGGCGCACTCGTGCACGGCGGCGATGCCGAGCCGGGCAGCGAGATCGAGCGCCGCGGTCCGGGCGGAGGTGAGCTGCCCGGGCGTCAGCAGACCGCGGGCCACGGCCCGCACGCGGTGGTGCGCCTCGGCGGTGAGCGGTTGGTCTGGGTGCCAACCCGCCGCGCCGGCGGCGTCGGCCGCGAGGACGCGCAGTGCGGTGCTGGCGACCGCCGAGTGCACGTCGACGCGGGCCAGATAGGCCGGCCGGTCGCCGAGCACCCCGTCGAGATCCGCGGTGGTGGGGGCGACCGGGTGCGGCCAGCCCGTCTCGTCCCAGCCGTGCCCCCACACCGGCCCCTCGGGGTGCCGTCGCGCGTACTCGGAGACGCGGCGCAGCAGGTCCTCCCGCGACGTCGAGCCCCGCAGGTCGAGGCCGTCGACCGACAGGCCCGTGGCCGTCACGTGGACGTGCGCGTCGACGAAGGCGGGCGCGACGAAGGCGCCGTCGAGGTCGATCACCTCGGCGTACGGGAACTGGCGCCGCCCGACGTCGTCGGCGCCGAGCCAGCGCACCGCGGCGTCCGACCCGTCCCCGACCGCCATCGCGGTCGCGTCGGGCATGGCCGGGCTGTGGATCCGGCCGTTGAGCAGCAGCGTGGTCAAGTCAGTCGATGGGCGGGCGGGGCAGCCGCGGCTGCTGGTAGTCCGTGACGTCGACGACCTCGCCGTCGACGTAATCGCCGTCGATGTAATCCCCGTGCGCGGTGCGACGCGGCATGCCGGTCGCGACGAGCAGCGGCATGCGGCCGAGGGTGCGCGCGGCCAGCGCCGCCACCGCCGGGCGGGCGAGCACCCGGGTGGGCGGAGCGAGCAGCAGCAGGCCCAGCAGGGAGGTGAGCAGACCCGGCACGACGGTCAGCACGGTGCCCAGCGCCACCAGCATGCCGTCGGAGACCGCGCTCTGCGGCGCGCCGAGCCCGGACCGCAGCCGACGGACCTGCGCCTTGAGCTGGGAGCCGGCGAGGGCGAGCCCGAGCGCGAACGTGGCGACCAGCAGCAGCACCGTCCAGCCGAACCCGATGGTCGACCCGAGCGCCACCACCACCGCGAGTTCGGCGAGGACGTAGATCAGGAAGAGCCGCATACCCATGCCAGGTCAACGCCCGGGGTTCGGCCCGGGTTCCGCACCGCCGGTCGGGCCCGACGGCGGTGCCGTGACCTCGATCGCGGCGTGCACCTTGTCGATTCCACCCCGCAGAATCGCCTGCGGGATGAAGTACCAGGCGTGATTCCAGTACCGCTTGATGATCATGTCGAACACCCGACGCGTCTCGGACTTTGGCAGCATGCGCGCGACGGCCTCGACGGGCTCGCCCTTGACCTTGCCCAGCACGCCGCACTTCTGGATGGTGACGCGCGGGGTATTGGTGATGCGCTTGGTCTTCCACGATCCGTCATCGGTGATGATGAGCAGCTTGTCGCCGTCGGGCACGCCCCACACCGGCGTGGGCTTGGGCTTGCCGTCCTTGGTGAACGTCGTCAGGAGCAGGTACTTCTCGCGCGACACCTCGGCGAAGGTGGGAGCCACGGTCAGCGGCCTCCCGTCGCGTCGTCGGCGGTGATCTCGATGGTGACGTTCTTGTCCATGCCGCCGCGCAGCTTGGAGAAGAAGTTGAAGGTCTTGCCGAGCAGGCCGTAGCGCTGTCCCAGGGCGTCGTAGGTCTTCGCGTTCGACGACTTCGGCAGGATCGCCGCGCGGGCCTCGACGGCCTCGCTCTTGGGGTTGCCGCTGCGGTCGCAGGTCGCGATGGTGACTCGGGGGGTGTTGCGGATGCGCTTGACCTTCCAGGACTTCTCCTGCGTGATCGCGATCAGCGCGTCACCCGCCGGGGCGGCCCAGATGGCGGTCGGCTTGGGCCTGCCGTCCTTGGTGAAGGTGGTCAACAGGATGTAGTCGGACTTGGCGACGTCGGCGAAGGTCACGGCCATGGGTTCAACTTAACCCGTCGGTGCCGTGACCACCCGGCCCGTCGCCGGCCGACCTCGTCAGCGGTCGTCGGTGCCCCAGCGGCTCTGCCACGACTGCGGGTAGGGCAGTCCGGTCAGCGCGAGCAACCCGATGACGACGGCGGCGAACACGATGAGAGTGACCATGGTCGTTTCCCTTCTCCTCCACCGGCGGACCTCGTGCCACACCGGTGGCTCGTCACGAAACGTAGTACCGCCGGTACCGGGTTCTCCAGCGTTCGTGCGCGACCGAACATGGCCGACGACGCGGTGACCGGCATCACACCAAGCGTCGCCACGTGGGACGGTGACTTCGAATCGTGGGAAGCGAAACCCTCGTCGGATGTCGTGCGATCTGCGGAAATGACCCGATGGCTTCCCCATCCCCCGCCTACGCCAGCCCGTCCGTCGTCAAGCTCGGCGCCCACATCGGTGCCCGCATCGACGGCGTCCGCATCAGCGGTGACCTCGACCCGGCGACCGTCGCCACCATCAATCACGCACTGCTCGAGCACAAGGTCGTCTTCTTCCGCGACCAGCACCATCTCGACGACGCCGGACAGCTGGCCTTCGCCCGCGCCCTGGGCACCCCCACCCTGGCGCACCCGACCGTGCTGTCCCGCGGCACCGACGTGCTGCCGATCGACTCCCGCTACGACAAGGCCAACTCGTGGCACACCGACGTGACGTTCGTCGACCGGATCCCCAAGGCCTCGCTGCTGCGGGCGGTGACCCTGCCGGCCTACGGCGGCACCACCACGTGGGCGTCCACCGAGGCGGCCTACGACCAGTTGCCGGAACCGCTGCGCCTGCTGGTCGAGAACCTGTGGGCGATCCACACCAACGACTACGACTACGTCCGCGACTACGACGACGCGCGCGACGCCGTCTCGACGACGACGCGGGAGTACCGCGACGAGTTCGTCTCCGACACTTACGAGACCGAGCACCCCGTGGTGCGCGTGCACCCCGAGACGGGACGCAAGGTGCTGCTGCTCGGACACTTCGTGAAGCGGTTCGTCGGCCTGGGCACGCACGAGTCGGCCACGCTGCTCGCGCTGCTGCAGGCCCGCGTCACGCGCCTGGAGAACACCATCCGGTGGAACTGGGAGGCAGGCGACCTCGCGATCTGGGACAACCGCGCCACGCAGCACTACGCCGTCTCCGACTACGACGACCAGTACCGCAAGCTCAGTCGCATCACGCTGGCCGGTGACATCCCGGTCGACGTGCACGGCAATCGCAGCCGCGTCATCACCGGCGATGCATCGCACTACTCCGACGTCGTGGCACCCGTCCGGCTGACCGCCGTACCGTAGGAGGCGTGAGCAGGACCCGCGCCGACGACGCCTGCCCGGGCGCCCTGCAGGTGCACCGGGCCGCCGACGGTGCGCTGGCGCGGGTGCGGCTCCCCGGTGGCATGATCACCGCCGCGCAGCTCGCCGCGCTGGCCGCGGCGGCACTGCGGTTCGGGTCGCCGTCGATGGAGCTGACCTCCCGCGGCAACCTGCAGATCCGCGCCGTGAGCGATCCCTCCGCGCTCGCCGACGCCATCGCCGCCGCCGGCCTGCTGCCGTCGCCGAGCCACGAACGCGTCCGCAACGTGCTGGCGTCACCGCTGACCGGCCGCGTCGGGGGCGTTGCCGACCTCCGCGGTACCGTGCGGGCCCTCGACGCGGCGATCCAGGCCGACGCCCACTTGGCCGAGCTGCCGGGTCGATTCGTGTTCGCACTCGACGACGGCCGCGGCGACGTCTCGGGCCTCGGCGCAGACGTCGGCGCACATCTGCTCTCGCCGACCGAGGCCGCGCTGCTCCTCGGCGGCGTGGACACCGGCGTGCGGATGGCGGTCGACGAGGTCGTCGCGGTGCTGACGACGGTGGCCCGCCGGTTCGTCGCGGTGCGCGAGAAGCAGTGGCGGATCGGTGAATTGGACGACCCGGACGTAGTGCTCGACGGGTTCGACCGCGTCGCGCCCGCCGGGGCGACGTGGCCGCCGGTCGAGGTGCCGCCGGTGGGCTGGCTGCCGCAGGACGACGGCGCGGTGACCCTCGGCGCGGGTGCGCGCCTCGGCGTGCTGGATGCCCGCACCGCCGAGTTCCTCGCCGCCGTCGAAGCGCCGCTGGTGATCACCCCGTGGCGGTCGGTGCTGGTGTGCGACCTCGACGAGGGCGTCGCCGACGTGGCGCTGCGGGTGCTGGCGCCGCGCGGGCTCGTCTTCGACGCCGAATCGCCGTGGCTGCGGGTCAGTTCCTGCACCGGCAGCCCCGGCTGTGACCGCTCACTCACCGACGTCCGGCGCGACGCCGCCGACGCCGCCGACCCTTCGGCCACCGACCCCGCCGCCACCGGCGCCCAAGTGCACCGGCACTTCGTCGGGTGTGACCGCGCCTGCGGCAGCCCAGCGAACGGCGAGGTGCTCATCGCCACGGGCGACGGCTACCGCCTCCGCGGCTAGCGGGAGCCCTTCAGCGGCAGACCCGAACAGATGCGGGCCGCATCGTGTCCCAGCGTCCGGGCGGCGGCGACCGCGGCCGGAGTCGCGACCAGTTCGGGGATGGGGTCGGCGACCTTCTCCGGTTGCACGCACACCGCCCCGTCGCCGTCGATGCCGATCCCGACCCCCAACGGCGACTGGCGCGCCGCGGTGCGCGCGAGGTCCACCGCCCGGCCGGTGGTCACCCGCTCGACCACCGCCGGGACGCCCTCCTCCTCGATGCCGGCCAGCACGGCGTCCTCCACCGGGCCGGCCGCGACGCTGGCCACCACGATGGCCGGCCGCACCGGACGCGTCACGGCACCGTCCGCGTGCGGGCATGCGAGACCACCAGCCCCGTCGCGACCGCGTTGCGCGGGCCCTCGGTGGCGCGTACGTTGCCGGTGCCACAGACGATCCCGTGCGGCGCGAGGGCGTCGGCGATCAACTGCGGGATCTCGAAGTCCAGCGCACAGCCACCGAGCAGGACGACGAAGCCGATCCGGCGCAGGTCGCCGTCGGGTGCCACCCGCCGCAGCGCGCGCACCGCGTTGACCACGAACACCCGCTCCTTGGCCGAGCGGCGCACCGCGCGGATCCGCTCCAGCGAGTGCCTCGTCGGAATGGGTGTCATCGCGTGCTCACCGAGCGTGAGCACCCGGCCGAAAGCCGGTGCGGGCAGCGGTTTCTCGAAGAACTGAACGGTGCCGTTCTCCAAGCGGACGTGGAAGAAGCTCTCCGCCTTGGCCAGCGGATGCCGCTTGATCTCCTCGGCCAGTTCGAGGTCGTCGGTCCCGAGTTCGGCGTCGATCAGCTTGGTGACGAGGTCCCCGGCGCCGGCGAGATGCACGGTCCGCACGGCGTCGTCGGCGTCGAGCAGGGCCGCGTCGGTGCTGCCGCCACCAAGGTCGAGGACCACCAGCGGGGTGTCGGTGCCCGGCGTGGTCAGCGCTCCGAGCACCGCCATCTCGGCCTCGACGCCGCCGACGCGCACCTCGACGCGCCCGGCGCCGGCGTCCCGCAGCGCCACCCGCACCGCCTCGGCGACGGCCTGCATGCCGCTCTGCCGGGTGCGCACCATGGCGGCCAGCGCCACGGCGTTCTCGAGCGCCACCTCCCCGGCGAGGCCGCCGCGCACCTCCTGCGGCACGAACGTGTCCACGCCCAGCAGGTCGCCGATCCGGACGTCGGCGAGGTCGTGGCCGCACAGGTCGGCCATGTGCTGCCGGACCCCGGAGATCATGCCGCCGGTGTTGGTGCCGGACTCCCCCTCCACGTCGACGAGCGGGCCGACCCGTTCGACGGCCGCCATGATGTCGGCGGCGCCGGCCGACACGTCGACGGTGGCCCTGCGCTGCTCGCCGGCCAGCACCAGGGTGCCCGCCGGGATGACGCGGTCGCCGACGTCGCCCGACGGCGTGCGCACCACGACGGCCGACCGGTTGCCGGTCAGCGCGCGTGCGACCGGCGCCACCTGCCGGGTCTGGTCGGGGTCGAGCCCGAAGATCGTCGCCAGTCCGTAGGCGTTGGACAGCGTGCGGATCGACTGGCCCGGCCCGGCCACCTCGACGGCGGCCTGCATGCCGAGCGGCACGGCGTCGATGCGCGACACCTCGTCGATCACCGGGATGCGGACGTCGAGCCGGTTGACCACCAACACCGCGTCGTCGTTGCACAGGATGGCCCCCGCGACGGCGACCCCGCGCGCACCGGCGGCGTTGAGGGCCGCAGCGGCGTCGTCGAAGTCGACGTCGGCGGGGACGGTGACGATCACCGGATCGCCGGGCCTGGCCGCGGCCAGCTCGGCGAACGGGAGCACCGTGCCGATGCCGAGCCCGCGCCCGCCCGGGGTCCGTGGGTCGTGCCCGATCATCGTCGACTCGGTGATGATCGTCTCGGTGATGGTCTCCATCGCCAGGCCGCTGATCACCGGCGTCGCCTCGTTGAGCAGCAGCAGGTCCAGCTCGGCCAGCGGCACCCGCGACGCGTTCAGCGCGTCACGGACCGCGGCGACCACGCCGTCGACGTTGCGGACCGTGCCCTTGACGCCGGTGGTCGGGGTGAGCGCGCCACCGAGGAACGCGACCGCACCGTCGTCGCCCACCTCGGCCGCGCTGGCCTCGGTGGTGGAGTTGCCGATGTCGACGCCGACGGTCCGGAGCACGCCGTCAGCTCGCCCGGGAGAACTGGGCCCGCACCTCCATGGGACGCGCCTGCTTGACGATCTGCTCGGTCTCCTTGAGGTGCAGCAGCGCGGCCTTGGCCTGCCAGCGCGGTCGCGCCATCTGGTCGTTGAGCGTCGGAACCGGTTCCGGCGACTCGCCCTTGGCGTACCGGGCGGCGTTCGAGCCGATCCGGCGGTAGGTCTCGAGCGTCATCAGCGGGCACTGCGGGAAGAGTTCCAGGCTCGACAGCCGCGGCAGGTCGCGCTGGTGGATCATGGTCGTCCCGCGGGACAGCAGGCCGATGCCGATGCCCGAGCCGGACAGCTTCGCGCCGGTGTGCGCGACCACCGCGAGGTCGGAGCTGTGCGCGACGCGGATGCAGCGCGCCTCGACCTCCTGCTCCTCGATCCCGGCGAGCACCTGGCGGATGACCTCGGCGTGCGGGATGCCGACGATGGTCTTGGAGAAGAACGCCGCGAACGCCGGCGACACCGCGACGATCACCTCGTCAGAGCGCGTGCCGCGCTGCGCCGGACCGACGTCGACGAGGCTGAGGTCGCGGTCCGCGGCCGCCTGGGGATTGGCGGTCTGGGGTTTGGCGACCTGGGGATCGGTGACGGCCATGGTCAGTCCACCTCCTCTTCCGGGTTCGCCGCGCTGGTGACGTGCCGCAGCTTCTTCATCTCCTCCCACCGCGCGCCCGACGGGCGGTACCCGGTGCCGGGGCCGGCGTAGTCGTTGCGGTCGTTGATCGCCGACAGCGGCAGCAGGTCGCGGGTGAGGATCGCCGAGGTCTGCAGCATGTCGCCGGACACCCGCTGCCGCAAGACGGTGAGGATGTGGTCGGCGATCGTGGAGAAGCCCGTCGACTCGAGCGCCTTGACGATGTCGAGGCCGGTGATCTTCCGGTCCATCACCTGCTGGGCGCTCTTGATGTCCTCCAGCACGTCGCGCGGGATCAGCTCGTTGCTGCCGTGGGCGTACACCGCGGCGTCGATCTCGTCGTCGGTGATCGGCGCGAGGTCGAGGTAGCGGAACACCGCCTGCAGCGCCTTGGCCGCGTGGTGGCGCACCGCGAGGATGTCGGCTTCCTTGACGTGCCGCAGACCACCGTCGACCTGGAAGTCGCGCTGCAGCGTGTTGAAGTCGTCGAAGTCCTCGGCGTCCACGTTGGAGCCCGCGAACATGTTGTCGTAGTTGGGCGTCGCCGAATAGCCGCTGCAGACGAAGTCGGTGCCCGGCATCAGCTGCGGCATCAGCCGCGCCGTGCGCCGCATCGGCGAATGCGAGAAGGACTGGTCGTTGCCCGAGGCGCACTCGAGGTCGAGCGCCGAGGCGATCATGTTCTCCGCCGCCACCGCACGGATGCCGGCGGGCACCGCGCCGGGGACGCCGATGCAGGAGATGGAGCCGTTCTGCAGGCCCTGCACGCCCGCACCCTTGGCGATCATGATGCAGCGAATCTCGAGGTACAGCATCGAGCGGCCTT is from Mycolicibacterium grossiae and encodes:
- a CDS encoding polyprenol monophosphomannose synthase; amino-acid sequence: MTAGGGSPSQRTLVIIPTYNERDNLPLIATRLHAARPDVHLLIVDDGSPDGTGELADELALADPDRVHVMHRTSKDGLGAAYLAGFAWGLGRGYAVLVEMDADGSHAPEELSRLLDAVDAGADLAIGSRYVDGGTVRNWPRRRKVLSQTANTYSRISLGVDVRDITAGYRAYRREVLEKIDLAAVDSKGYCFQVDLTWRTISAGFVVVEVPITFTERELGKSKMSGSNIREAIVRIAQWGIRGRLDRARGVSR
- the lnt gene encoding apolipoprotein N-acyltransferase, which gives rise to MAETDRETNREPDRESDRETAPDTRAADQPRDEARAPGRPARVAARVWRALSPRVFRLSASIGAGLLLCLAFPPFGWWFLALPAAALLAWVLVSPATNRRGGFGYAFLFGLAFYLPLLPWISGLVGAAPWVGLAALEALFCGLFGLLAVVVRRLPGWPLWFAGAWMVAEWLKSVVPFGGFPWGAVAFSQADSPLLAVARVGGAPLVSFATVLVGFSLAGLLIEAVRWWRHEPHVARTTVPAVLVPGLCIVAVLLLIATAGPAVRRAGVGGDDPTVTVAAIQGNVPRLGLEFNAQRRAVLDNHVRETMRLAEDVRAGRAPAPAVVIWPENSSDIDPIANPDAGEQISAAADAIGAPILVGTVLRAPGYRPDAPVATNSVIVWDGATGPGERHDKKIVQPFGEYLPWRSFFRKLSSYADRAGYFIPGEGNGVVHAADVPIGVTTCWEVIFDRAARESVLGGAQLLAVPANNATFDAAMSAQQLAFARVRAVEHDRYAVVAGTTGISAIIAPDGREMAHTEFFEPAYLDMQIKLRSDLTPATRWGPLIEGVLVALGLAAVVIALLYEVDFARRRRRVASATGHTANDEGVA
- a CDS encoding amidohydrolase; this translates as MPDATAMAVGDGSDAAVRWLGADDVGRRQFPYAEVIDLDGAFVAPAFVDAHVHVTATGLSVDGLDLRGSTSREDLLRRVSEYARRHPEGPVWGHGWDETGWPHPVAPTTADLDGVLGDRPAYLARVDVHSAVASTALRVLAADAAGAAGWHPDQPLTAEAHHRVRAVARGLLTPGQLTSARTAALDLAARLGIAAVHECAGPQIGGLDDWLALRDHDHGVDVVGYWGQAVRTPDEARDLIAATGAAGLAGDLFVDGALGSRTAWLHRPYTDADTCGNAYLDVDAVYAHLSACTAVGIPAGFHVIGDAAVATVVEALARLVDEVGAPAVARCGHRLEHLEMVTAEQAARLGSWGIIASVQPTFDDLWGGADGMYARRLGTERARGLNPFSALAAAGVPLALGSDSPVTTLDPWVGVRAATRHRTPGSAISPRAAFAAATRGAWRAAGVRDGVTGTLVPGAPASYAVWDVVDGAAALEVAAPADQVQRWSTEPNSRVPALPRLDADRPLPTCRRTVHRGEVLHG
- a CDS encoding FxsA family protein, giving the protein MGMRLFLIYVLAELAVVVALGSTIGFGWTVLLLVATFALGLALAGSQLKAQVRRLRSGLGAPQSAVSDGMLVALGTVLTVVPGLLTSLLGLLLLAPPTRVLARPAVAALAARTLGRMPLLVATGMPRRTAHGDYIDGDYVDGEVVDVTDYQQPRLPRPPID
- a CDS encoding PPOX class F420-dependent oxidoreductase: MAPTFAEVSREKYLLLTTFTKDGKPKPTPVWGVPDGDKLLIITDDGSWKTKRITNTPRVTIQKCGVLGKVKGEPVEAVARMLPKSETRRVFDMIIKRYWNHAWYFIPQAILRGGIDKVHAAIEVTAPPSGPTGGAEPGPNPGR
- a CDS encoding PPOX class F420-dependent oxidoreductase, whose translation is MAVTFADVAKSDYILLTTFTKDGRPKPTAIWAAPAGDALIAITQEKSWKVKRIRNTPRVTIATCDRSGNPKSEAVEARAAILPKSSNAKTYDALGQRYGLLGKTFNFFSKLRGGMDKNVTIEITADDATGGR
- a CDS encoding TauD/TfdA dioxygenase family protein, with the translated sequence MASPSPAYASPSVVKLGAHIGARIDGVRISGDLDPATVATINHALLEHKVVFFRDQHHLDDAGQLAFARALGTPTLAHPTVLSRGTDVLPIDSRYDKANSWHTDVTFVDRIPKASLLRAVTLPAYGGTTTWASTEAAYDQLPEPLRLLVENLWAIHTNDYDYVRDYDDARDAVSTTTREYRDEFVSDTYETEHPVVRVHPETGRKVLLLGHFVKRFVGLGTHESATLLALLQARVTRLENTIRWNWEAGDLAIWDNRATQHYAVSDYDDQYRKLSRITLAGDIPVDVHGNRSRVITGDASHYSDVVAPVRLTAVP
- the cobG gene encoding precorrin-3B synthase → MSRTRADDACPGALQVHRAADGALARVRLPGGMITAAQLAALAAAALRFGSPSMELTSRGNLQIRAVSDPSALADAIAAAGLLPSPSHERVRNVLASPLTGRVGGVADLRGTVRALDAAIQADAHLAELPGRFVFALDDGRGDVSGLGADVGAHLLSPTEAALLLGGVDTGVRMAVDEVVAVLTTVARRFVAVREKQWRIGELDDPDVVLDGFDRVAPAGATWPPVEVPPVGWLPQDDGAVTLGAGARLGVLDARTAEFLAAVEAPLVITPWRSVLVCDLDEGVADVALRVLAPRGLVFDAESPWLRVSSCTGSPGCDRSLTDVRRDAADAADPSATDPAATGAQVHRHFVGCDRACGSPANGEVLIATGDGYRLRG
- a CDS encoding glycerol dehydratase reactivase beta/small subunit family protein; the encoded protein is MTRPVRPAIVVASVAAGPVEDAVLAGIEEEGVPAVVERVTTGRAVDLARTAARQSPLGVGIGIDGDGAVCVQPEKVADPIPELVATPAAVAAARTLGHDAARICSGLPLKGSR
- a CDS encoding diol dehydratase reactivase subunit alpha; amino-acid sequence: MLRTVGVDIGNSTTEASAAEVGDDGAVAFLGGALTPTTGVKGTVRNVDGVVAAVRDALNASRVPLAELDLLLLNEATPVISGLAMETITETIITESTMIGHDPRTPGGRGLGIGTVLPFAELAAARPGDPVIVTVPADVDFDDAAAALNAAGARGVAVAGAILCNDDAVLVVNRLDVRIPVIDEVSRIDAVPLGMQAAVEVAGPGQSIRTLSNAYGLATIFGLDPDQTRQVAPVARALTGNRSAVVVRTPSGDVGDRVIPAGTLVLAGEQRRATVDVSAGAADIMAAVERVGPLVDVEGESGTNTGGMISGVRQHMADLCGHDLADVRIGDLLGVDTFVPQEVRGGLAGEVALENAVALAAMVRTRQSGMQAVAEAVRVALRDAGAGRVEVRVGGVEAEMAVLGALTTPGTDTPLVVLDLGGGSTDAALLDADDAVRTVHLAGAGDLVTKLIDAELGTDDLELAEEIKRHPLAKAESFFHVRLENGTVQFFEKPLPAPAFGRVLTLGEHAMTPIPTRHSLERIRAVRRSAKERVFVVNAVRALRRVAPDGDLRRIGFVVLLGGCALDFEIPQLIADALAPHGIVCGTGNVRATEGPRNAVATGLVVSHARTRTVP
- a CDS encoding propanediol/glycerol family dehydratase medium subunit, giving the protein MAVTDPQVAKPQTANPQAAADRDLSLVDVGPAQRGTRSDEVIVAVSPAFAAFFSKTIVGIPHAEVIRQVLAGIEEQEVEARCIRVAHSSDLAVVAHTGAKLSGSGIGIGLLSRGTTMIHQRDLPRLSSLELFPQCPLMTLETYRRIGSNAARYAKGESPEPVPTLNDQMARPRWQAKAALLHLKETEQIVKQARPMEVRAQFSRAS